The sequence TAATGAAAAGTCAATGATTCCATTTTGCTATCAAGCTATGCAATATGCAGAGAAAAACGAATCAACAAGAAttgtttacctaaaaaagatatataaattgtgtaatgtatcatttttcataagataaatagtttttgttttattcgtaacaaacaacattaaaaatacaatttaaaaatttttttggacaagcgaaacaagctatgaaaaaaatgatgtgACATAAGATGTTTAGTTTTAGACAAAAGaaacaaactataaaaaaatgtattaacaaaaGTTATTCAATCGAAAAAGAGCAGCAGCTGAGAATAAatttagcggctcaaaatccataaggttagcctagtcacttgtctcgtgcagataacttttttttgggcctgtgtaatcaataAAAAAGCACAAGAATTTAGGAAAAAACTCAGGAACAGTTTTCCATTATTAAATGTCTGCCTTCCATACTTCAGGTTTACATTTGTAGTGTCGAATCTCTTAAATCACATTATTAATGCTTTAAATGTCAGCTTCTCAGGTTTACATGTTTATAATATCTAAAACAGAGcaataattaaacatttcttttatatatttgcTTTTTATATCACAcagtcattaaaattaaaaattcttaatggcCCTTCGGTCTCCAAGTATCTGATAAGCAATGGGGGCAGGGGGTATAACAATGTGAAATAGTGAAGGGGAAAGAACTCGAAAACAGATAGACTGTTTTAATTATCTGCCTTCCGTATATCGGTTCATTTTAAACTGCCATGATTTAATATCGGCCTTTCTGTCTCTCAAGTTCCAAATTTCGTAGTTTTTCTCGCTTTTTTGTGTCTTATTCTCAAAAAGGGAAAGTGGATCGGAGAAAACCGTGGGATGGGTGGAAACCATTGGATCGGAGAAAAGTTTTACACTCAGACGTTTTTGGCATCACTGCATTCGAATCCGGGATCAGTTTGACACAATAAGATTAAGGTCAAGGTCTAGCGAAGGTCagaataagagaaaaaaaaacatttaatcggCGTAAACCACTACTTTAATACGTTTTTGTGAATGCTTAATCCGAATCCCGAGTCATTTTTACTTCATAACGTCTGAATGAAGTTCATCCCAGTATCAACTTTGAGAAATCCATGgaattgaacttttatggttaAACAAAcaccgaattcggattcagcgaccccaaaaacgtcaaAGAGTAGACGTTTTCTCAAATTCCATGTATTTCTCAATTTTGACCTTGAGATAACATTCATCCCGACTTGATACATCCATCCCACAACCGGCTGCGATTAGAGGTTATCTCCGATGCGGTGTTTTTCTCCGGTCCAATTGTCTTCTACATTTTGACATTCACTTGACCTTTATCCTGAGCTGGTGAGGTCAAACGGAAcgcggattcgaattcagcgaccccagacAAGTCTGAGAGGAGAGTTTTTCTCCGATCCAAAGGTTCTCTCCATTTTTACCTTCAATTGACCTTGACCCAAACCAGATGAAGTTAAACTGACCTTTGATTCGTATCCGGCGACCTAAAAACGTATGGGTATGGTGGATTAGTTAGGGTTGCTATTTTAATATGTATCATGCTGAAGAAGACCCATATatggagttgaaaatttgaatgaaaattgaaatcttctttattcttaaCAAACCCCAAAGGAATAAAACAGAAAACTAGTAAAAGCAATAATGTTTCGTAAGAAGTTCCAAAGTAATTTCCGGATCTATCAAGGCCAATTTGCCTTCCGAACTTTTTGTCTACTCTCCGTAAGCGTTTGACACGATATTTCTTGTAACGAATACAGAGAATTTCAAACTTGATAAACAATAGAAACTCTTGTgtcatttcaaagaaaatatccTTCGATCCTCATCCTGTTCATCCATTGGTAAAAAGCTTCTCATACAGAAATGCTGGGCAGTGGCTGATTTTGCATCATATCAAATTCTAAGCAAGCTGCTCCTGAAATAGAAAAGATACGgtttatttgaattcaaactGGGCCTAAAATATGTTGACGCAAGAGTAAATGacaatttgttcattttcaacgatacgaataatgtaataaatataatGAGTCACTTCAAGTAAATATTGAAGAATACTGCCAAAATCAAACTTCGGTTAAATTATATATTGTTGTGTATCCTTTGGTTGaattagaaaaacttttgaagttaaatacgaagtattttcaaattgattcattattttgtaataactttcaaattttgttttaatcactACTCGACGTTTTAAGATCCCCTGACAAACGGTAACGATGGAAGAAATTTTGgaaccaaaatgaaaaaattcagtttcgttACTTAACCTTCTAATTCTAATATTTACGGTTACagccatgaaaaataaaaacgataacattgaaattttaacttttgcacGAAACCACACTTTATACGATAAATAGttcatcaagaaaattattactttgaGAAAGTTCTGCAAAATCTCTTCTCATCGATTTTTGATACAGATAATGGTTATTGTTCTATAGATAAACAgcgcaaaataaaatgaaagcttCAACAGTGAAGTATCTTGAGTTTAGAAAAACTATCAAACTTTCTTGACTGTTTTTTTTACAGCACCCGTCGTTTTGTCGTGGGtgtagaatttttacattctgatcattAATGATGAAAGGTATCagatttttgtgaatttagaCCGATCCATTTTTCGGCATCTATCGACATTTTGATATATGTAAGTCATAAAAACGGTTTTTATGAACATGTCTGTctgttttaaaggaattttttgtcaaattttccttTGATACACGgcattctttttttgtgaaaagaacAGATCAAGttcgtttccaattttttttaccacTAATGCttatggttttcaccatgaaTTACTACTAAGGAATATTATTGCAATATTagtgattaaataataataagggccacaagtactttatttttaatatcttaataaGTAATCTTAGACATAGTAACaggcaaataatataaaatacatttatctCTATATTTATATCCTTTTTGCATGCTTATCTGTTacacttatttgtaaaaatacttaTCAAGAAAATACTATGTAAACAGATGTCGACGTTCATATTAATCTTATATCGTCCATcataaattataagaatgtaaggaaaatattttcaccGAAATTCGAAAAAGCAATTGCGGATTTAGAGTCCTCTTATGTAAATATTAGTAAGGAGACTCGAAACAagaaacaaaaacttaaaatctgTATCTGAATCTGAAAGTCATATAATCAGGTATTGAAAAAAAGGTTGTAATAAATTCAAATctcgaaatttttcgaatttaaatactGTCAACTCTTCGTCGAtacatattaatatttaaaaaataaacatgtcTACATTATTGTACATCATGTGTaaactgaataaataaattgatcgAAATAAAAGTGAAATAGCGACAGTTGCatgtgaaattgatttatttttcagaacTATTACACGATTAGCATTGGCTTGAAATTTAACTTCAAAGACATAGGGGTGACATGCGACAGAAAATGTATACTTTGTGTTTTTATATGATAATAATTCTTCTATTGGGATTTATAAACTTAATCGCCATGATCCTTCTTTTTATCCTTATTCTTCTCGTCATGCTtatcatgattaaaaaaatgatgcaCAATAAAATGCGGTGAATGATGGTCTTCATGATGTCCATGATTTCCATCGTTATTTCCACCACCATGATGTCCTTCGCCATTTCCACCACCATGACGTCTATCGCCATTTCCACCAACACGATATCCGTCGTTGTTTCCACCACCATGATATCCGTCGTTATTTCCACCACCATGATGATATCCTCCGCCGCCTCCACCACCATGGCGTCCATACCCGCTATATCCATCATGCTCACCACtaaattgtctttttaattttttatttttcctataaaaGAATCCTCCTGCTGCTAATGCTCCTCCCGCTGCTCCTAAAACTCCTGCCTCCATTGTGTTAATATGGAAGCCACCCTCCGATGATTCGTTGTCAGaatttcctcctcctcctcctcctccaccaTTTCCTCCTCCGCCACCTTGACCTCCTCCTtgacctcctcctcctccttcatTATTTTCGACACCATTGCCAAGGTCTGGAAAATCAAATTATCCATTAGATTGCTAAGAGGTGCGTGGTTAAAAACCCGTGAATGTTTAACACTATAGTGACAACTTTTTCAGAGGTGAACTAGGGAAGGATTGAATCAGTTGAATCGTCGATTGATCGCATAACAATGGGGAAAAAAGGTACATCTGGACAAACTAGGCTAGATCTTAAAGTTTAAACACAATAtgttcagatttttatttaaataaatggtaaCTAATGTTTTATTTACTTGAGACCAAAGTCGtttgtttctaatttattactaattttttgtctggaaattattcatatttgttgatattttttgatattttgtttgaaataaaggTAAAAATAATGCTCAgtcacaatttttcaataatcctAAATAATTCCTCAAGTCACATACATATGATTAAATTTaacgaataatacatttttgagtCATTTATGATTCTAAGGACTTTAACagaattgataacaaattttccgACAGTAAACAATATTTTGGATGTCTTATTACCCGATAACAATTgctataattttgtttgaattttagtttaaagGCAGTAGATTTCATTTATTCTACGGTATTTTAACTCTTAATAACTAGGTAATAAAGCTTACTTATGGTTTTTTACCATCAGCCCAATTCCATTTCAATTCAGAAAAGATATAAAGAAAAGTCTAGGCCATGGTGACAGGATGTTTCATTGTTTGGGTATATTATGCTAGAGTCACTTTTCATTGGAAATAACGAAAgatatacaaaattgttcaaatatcttttttttcatgtttacaaaatttgatacagaaaataaagaagattttctcGAAGGCCCTTCTGACTTTATCATTTTAAAGGCTGCAAATTTTTTGCTATCTCGCTCAATCTGAATTAGTTAACTTTAACTAATACCCAGTCAAATTTGACTAATTGTAGAAGCAAGAACTCAATAACTGATAATTggtcaaaaataactaatttaattggTTACTTTCGCCTAAACAATTCAATTAGTAAAACGCTAGACGTGGCGCGCTACCGGTCGCCATTGCGGGCGGTGGCGAAACTGCTAATTCGTTAgtcaaaattctaccatttggttagtcaaaatttactaattgattaataaaaaatgagacGCTTTCGGAGGGACGCGCATGTCTGTAAcgcaaatgtttatttctaagacatcacttcaaatcgttttttaaattgaacgatgagatttatttttaatacgtgaCACTTATCGCAgcaaaaaaataactattaattaaataagaaaattacaaaCTAGAGACCCCTTTTCAAAAGAAACAATTCACTATTTTCCTAGAATTGAGCTGATGAACCACTGTAATCcctgttgcaatataaaaaactgaagtgagtttctcatatttatttattataaactcactATTTCTCCATTATAATCAAAAAGTCCGGGGCACTTCTCGTGAATTTTCGTGATATCCAGTGTCTTCTTTGAAATCGTCTGTCTCTCTCCTATTCTTCAAAGTctgagtaacaaaataattttctctttttctgcGTCAACAACTTGACAGTGGTTATGTTGAGAAATCCACTAATTAATTGGTAGTTCTCAGAAATgactaataaaaattagtcattttttactaattcaattgGCAAGGTAAAAACAGTGACCCGTTGACTAATTCATTAGTCAAAACCttgaaagtaactaatttttcagtcaaaattgagtTTACTGATTgagttagttaaattttaactaattaagaTTTAGCGAgatgattttctaaattttctggtAAGCAATGCAAGATATCACAAGAGATTTGTAAACTTCTATCTAAATATTTTGTCAGTCCATTTTtcctagaaaaattcaaaaattcaatttttcaaacaaaacgattgGAATCTtcctggaaaaataatttaagtgggattttttagaataaaaaaagaaaatatcgaaTACCTTTGCTCGTTCGCAAAATACTTAATTGTGAAATGGAATTGGACATAGATATGTAATcgttgattttaattaaataaataacaaattttattacctgaagaaaattttactaataaataAGGTCATTTGCGAGTCCATTTGTCGacaattattttgaacttttaatcaatcGCAATTAAGCAATATTTTTACGTTctccagaaaaaaaaaacaaattttaaaattaagtattcgataatgtgcaattttaaaaacttgattcaACTCattaatttgttcacaaaaaaaataacaaaattaaataataactgtTTAACTGCTGGGTATTATTTACCAGGAAGCTTTTAGTAGTTTGTTGATACACTTAATAAATATGGATCGTTTTAAAACAATGAAagggttgaattaaaaaaataaatataaatatttagttttttccatgatttggaaaaaaatctttttgtaaattaattcagaagaatctctttaaaatttacctattgtttatttttaagatattatgtGCAAATCTCATGATAATTTTAAAGGTctagaataatttgtttaaagaaattatgaaaaataaaacttgtataaTTACCCAAATATGTGGTGAATACCACAATGGCGACGAACGGAGCCGtgttaaaaaacttcattttctttcACAATTCCGTGAACGTTTACGTATAATTCAATTTCGATATGTTTTTTTCACtgactcttaatttttcaagcgGTCGttgctttttatatattttctgttATCTCAGAATAAATAAGAATCTGCAGGAAATCTCTCCATTAAGAACTGGAAGACTCTGGTACGCCATGATGTCTGCCCTTGAGGAacttgtttttcaatttaaactgggacaaatttaaggaaatttcacGCAGCCAATAAGAGTAAAGCATTTGAAAGCAGGCGTAAGGCGGCAAggataaaaatcgaaaaaacatgttttttcataATGCAATTtacataaagaaaaaataatatttagggtCTTTCGCCATATACGTTACACATATTTCAGGAAATCTTAGCTCCACCTTCTCCCTCCTCTTTAATGCTTGCTCCATTGTTCTTAGTAATTAACGTCTTAACtcataagtttttataaaattctggCGTAAGTGGGAAAAATTTCAACATGGGTACAAATCTAATTAATCCGAAACTTCTTTTATATTaactcaaatctttaaaatcaacaaTCTTCAGTGCATTTCACCTTTCATTGTTTtccttttcaaattctttttcaatgtGCATGTGAAACACAACAAATATTGTTgtttttctagatgaaaagtcatcactccaaaaaaaaacataatcatcCATTACAAAAGAAGacatttcaagtgaaaatgtactttttttggaATCGatgcgtaaaaaataaaattgatgctATCCCTGTATTCTATAGGCTTTGaatgataagaaaattaaaatgattttgaaattattatgatcaacattttttttgctcattctgattgattttatttataagaatttatttcatttgtcAATCGCGATATGgttttttcaaacttaatattttgaaacaaaacataaATTGTAACAGCTGAATGTTTAATAGAGTTCCAAGAAGAATTCACATACAATATGTTTTGCATTCGATTATAAAAAACGACTTTAGAGTGCTTAAATTCGTTTAGAAATTACaatacaattctttttaatttctatgaATCTGCATTAGTAAAAATGTTACTAATTGAATTAGAAACTCAATGTTTGacgaataaaatagtaatattttatttatagtgTAGTAAAATAAATCATAACTATATTTCCCTAAAGTATTTagcaaaaatattcattattttttagtgatttcgagtaataataattttttgtttttgtaaatattctaatatctttaagtatataaataattcttcttctACGTTCCTTTTACatcatttttgaatcaaatacttttcaataaataaaatatttattttcaaagaaatacgaagttcgtattttttgatttgaagaaattatttctttaatttcaagaaatatttttttgactcatCATGACACaaatcaaatttgattaaatcaaaCAAAGAAAGGCAaccaaaatatttctttaaataaaggaAACTTTTCGTTGACTGAaagctaatatattttttttcaatgaaaggaGCTTTTTTTGATAGTAGTTGCCACTTGTAGTTTAAGATTTATCAAGCGACCGTAATTGAatgcattttaaacgaaaactaattaaatttagaaacaaatagttatgttttcaactGGAgactgtaaacaaaaaaatactgaaattacatgaaaattaaaCGTTATCCCTTAGGTAAGGGCTTGAAAGTATAGTGTTCCAGAAACACtgaaagaaaatgaattaataaacaGAAACCTCTGTCTCATTGTGCTTTCTTTATTATTCTATAAGCAAAGCTTTTGTACTGAAAAATATACAGACTGAATTAATGTCAATCGTTCAGGCAGTACAACCTAAAGTCAAGAATCGTTCGCCTCTTAAACTttccaagtgcgaattgccggagctgaatacacggcccagagttggtccaattttggcagccaaaggtcggctaaagttattgggccaatatcggcattttaatcgggccagtgttgagccagtgctgtcAGCCTATCTTGGCTATTTATAtgtgccgatcctccaccgatgcttggcccagtatcggaaCTTTCttgcgccaagtatcacttttagtacgggaaaCTATGTtccacgaggatcagccaaagtctggcccagtgacggcacattactgggccaagtgtcacttttatcacggcaaaccatgttttatttaaatcggcccaattttgagccagtactggcaggctatattggctttttatatttgctgatcctccgccgatgcttggcccagcatcagcactttattgcgccaactctcacttttagtacggggaaccatgtttcacgaggatcagccaaagtctggcccagtgacggcacattactgacccaagtgtcacttttatcacGGCAAATCATGTTTTACTTAAa is a genomic window of Belonocnema kinseyi isolate 2016_QV_RU_SX_M_011 chromosome 8, B_treatae_v1, whole genome shotgun sequence containing:
- the LOC117178473 gene encoding glycine-rich protein DOT1-like, giving the protein MEDNIPQDLGNGVENNEGGGGGQGGGQGGGGGNGGGGGGGGNSDNESSEGGFHINTMEAGVLGAAGGALAAGGFFYRKNKKLKRQFSGEHDGYSGYGRHGGGGGGGYHHGGGNNDGYHGGGNNDGYRVGGNGDRRHGGGNGEGHHGGGNNDGNHGHHEDHHSPHFIVHHFFNHDKHDEKNKDKKKDHGD